A single Cnuibacter physcomitrellae DNA region contains:
- a CDS encoding DUF7882 family protein, with protein MGRILYGPQERQIEIEDRALTHVQLVIVAKLRRNESFTFSWAAPDDGTRATVWVHPSIPLQFQFDSIPTPSMNNRWLQDLNAGAARGDLRIGDEPDPDPSRSR; from the coding sequence ATGGGCCGGATCCTCTACGGCCCGCAGGAGCGGCAGATCGAGATCGAGGACCGAGCACTCACCCATGTGCAGCTGGTCATCGTCGCCAAGCTGCGTCGGAACGAGTCCTTCACCTTCTCCTGGGCGGCACCAGATGACGGCACCAGGGCGACGGTGTGGGTGCATCCCTCGATTCCGTTGCAGTTCCAGTTCGACTCGATTCCGACGCCGTCGATGAACAATCGGTGGTTGCAGGACCTCAACGCGGGTGCGGCCCGCGGGGACCTGCGGATCGGCGACGAACCCGACCCTGATCCGTCACGCTCACGCTGA
- a CDS encoding response regulator transcription factor — protein MRVLIVEDEPYMAEAIRDGLRLEAIASDIAGDGDTALELLGLNSYDLAVLDRDIPGPSGDEVAAHIVSSGRGIPILMLTAADRLDDKASGFELGADDYLTKPFELRELVLRLRALDRRRGQLRPPVRELAGIRLDPFRREVFRDGRYVALTRKQFAVLEVLLSAEGGVVSAEELLERAWDENADPFTNAVRITVSALRKRLGEPWLIATVPGVGYRIDADLAEAAPR, from the coding sequence ATGCGGGTGCTGATCGTCGAGGACGAGCCGTACATGGCCGAGGCCATCCGCGACGGGCTCCGACTGGAGGCCATCGCCTCCGACATCGCCGGCGACGGCGACACGGCCCTCGAGCTGCTGGGGCTCAACTCCTACGACCTCGCCGTGCTCGACCGCGACATCCCTGGCCCCTCCGGGGACGAGGTCGCCGCCCACATCGTGTCGTCGGGCCGGGGGATCCCCATCCTCATGCTCACGGCGGCGGATCGGCTCGACGACAAGGCCTCCGGCTTCGAGCTGGGCGCCGACGACTACCTCACGAAGCCGTTCGAGCTGCGTGAGCTCGTGCTCCGCCTCCGGGCCCTCGACCGGCGCCGCGGCCAGCTGCGTCCGCCTGTCCGCGAGCTGGCCGGCATCCGACTCGATCCCTTCCGCCGGGAGGTGTTCCGCGACGGACGGTACGTGGCGCTGACCCGGAAGCAGTTCGCCGTGCTCGAGGTGCTGCTCTCCGCCGAGGGCGGGGTCGTGAGCGCCGAGGAGCTGCTCGAGCGGGCGTGGGACGAGAACGCCGATCCGTTCACGAACGCCGTGCGGATCACCGTGTCGGCGCTCCGCAAGCGTCTGGGCGAACCGTGGCTCATCGCCACGGTTCCGGGTGTCGGATACCGGATCGACGCCGATCTCGCAGAGGCCGCTCCGCGATGA
- a CDS encoding DUF7882 family protein, which produces MGKLLCGPHVAVEFDDRTLAHLQVVITAKIRRGESFLFSWRDSIDAGDGRTTVWVQPRSDVVFKYYGHRKPTINSVWIDALMLEANKPGGLQLVAEPGESEEAPVGHHNPISASGASGSGRASRAR; this is translated from the coding sequence ATGGGGAAGCTCTTGTGCGGGCCGCACGTCGCGGTCGAGTTCGACGACCGGACCTTGGCTCACCTGCAGGTCGTCATCACGGCGAAGATCCGCAGGGGCGAGTCCTTCCTGTTCAGCTGGCGCGACAGCATCGACGCCGGAGACGGTCGCACCACGGTCTGGGTGCAGCCGCGCTCCGACGTCGTCTTCAAGTACTACGGCCACCGCAAGCCGACGATCAACAGCGTGTGGATCGACGCGCTCATGCTGGAAGCGAACAAACCCGGCGGATTGCAGCTGGTCGCCGAGCCAGGGGAGAGCGAAGAGGCCCCGGTCGGGCATCACAACCCCATCAGCGCCAGCGGAGCGAGCGGGAGCGGTCGTGCATCTCGCGCACGTTGA
- a CDS encoding M15 family metallopeptidase, with translation MTTSTPRRPGARTSGARSLALAAISVGAVAVLFALSLPFLLSSSALSLGARPVQDDPLRGPATVSEGSSADGPTEADGVLPDGATLGDDRYPGISRLDRDLRSALSAAADAMAGDGIRLTITSGWRSAAYQEQLLEEAVGEYGSREQAERWVASPETSLHVAGEAVDVGPWDAATWLEDHGSDYGLCRIYVNEPWHFELRPEAMGGGCPPTYLDPTEDPRLQP, from the coding sequence ATGACCACCTCGACACCCCGGCGCCCGGGCGCCCGGACCTCCGGCGCACGATCCCTGGCTCTCGCTGCGATCTCGGTCGGCGCGGTCGCCGTCCTCTTCGCGCTCTCCCTCCCGTTCCTGCTCTCCTCCTCCGCCCTGTCGCTCGGCGCACGGCCGGTGCAGGATGACCCGCTGCGCGGGCCTGCGACGGTGAGCGAGGGATCGTCGGCGGACGGACCGACGGAGGCGGACGGCGTCCTGCCCGACGGCGCCACCCTCGGAGACGACCGGTATCCGGGCATCTCCCGTCTCGATCGGGATCTCCGCTCCGCGCTGTCCGCCGCAGCCGACGCGATGGCGGGGGACGGCATCCGCCTGACGATCACCAGCGGATGGCGCTCCGCCGCCTATCAGGAGCAGCTCCTGGAGGAGGCCGTCGGCGAGTACGGGTCGAGGGAGCAGGCGGAGCGGTGGGTCGCCTCCCCCGAGACGTCCCTCCACGTCGCCGGGGAGGCGGTCGACGTGGGCCCGTGGGATGCCGCGACCTGGCTCGAGGATCACGGCTCGGACTACGGGCTGTGCCGGATCTACGTGAACGAGCCGTGGCACTTCGAGCTGCGCCCGGAGGCGATGGGCGGCGGGTGCCCGCCGACCTACCTCGATCCGACCGAGGACCCGAGGCTGCAGCCGTGA
- a CDS encoding VanZ family protein — protein sequence MSSTHRPVGRALLVVALALYLVLLTWLVVWKLAEPSIGTAADRHLKLIPFVATSTAGASRPIEVIGNVVVFVPFGLLLGLLAPARLRLSAAAMALTSCGFELAQFVLAVGITDTTDVLTNTAGGVLGLAIVRLAALRGRSVRREGGLRPRRPARSAGWSS from the coding sequence GTGAGCTCGACCCACCGTCCGGTCGGACGGGCGCTCCTCGTGGTCGCGCTGGCGCTCTACCTGGTCCTCCTGACCTGGCTCGTCGTCTGGAAGCTCGCGGAGCCCTCCATCGGGACGGCGGCCGATCGGCATCTCAAGCTGATCCCGTTCGTCGCCACGTCGACCGCCGGCGCCAGCCGCCCGATCGAGGTCATCGGCAACGTCGTCGTCTTCGTGCCGTTCGGTCTCCTCCTCGGGCTCCTCGCCCCCGCACGCCTCCGGCTGAGCGCGGCGGCGATGGCCCTCACCAGCTGCGGCTTCGAACTCGCGCAGTTCGTGCTCGCCGTCGGCATCACCGACACGACCGACGTCCTCACGAACACCGCCGGGGGAGTGCTGGGGCTCGCGATCGTCCGGCTGGCCGCTCTCCGGGGCCGCTCGGTGCGACGGGAGGGGGGTCTCAGACCGCGTCGGCCGGCCCGGAGCGCGGGATGGTCGTCGTGA
- a CDS encoding DUF7882 family protein → MLYGPHVAVEFDDRILAHLQVVIAAKLRRGESTLFSWRDSLDSGDGRTTVWLHPLMDIAFKYYGHRKPTINTAWIDALMLEANKPSGLQLVEEPGTPEGVPRGHHNPISASGQPAH, encoded by the coding sequence ATGTTGTACGGACCACACGTGGCGGTGGAGTTCGACGACCGGATCCTCGCCCATCTGCAGGTGGTGATCGCGGCGAAGCTGCGGAGAGGTGAGTCGACGCTCTTCAGCTGGCGTGACAGCCTCGACTCCGGAGACGGCCGCACCACCGTGTGGCTTCACCCACTGATGGACATCGCGTTCAAGTACTACGGCCATCGCAAGCCGACCATCAACACCGCCTGGATCGACGCACTCATGCTCGAAGCCAACAAGCCCAGCGGGCTGCAGCTCGTCGAGGAACCCGGTACACCCGAAGGAGTGCCCCGAGGGCACCACAATCCCATCAGCGCGTCCGGCCAGCCCGCCCACTAG
- a CDS encoding SDR family oxidoreductase, whose translation MTVDSSSRVVILGGTSGIGLAVARRAVEAGAAVTIASRNPASIERALGELPTGVLGRAVDAASSSDVAAFFDGVGEFDHLAYTAAENLVGRTLDQITPEISQEFFGLRLFHAIDAVRLAVPHLRPGGSITLTSGTAAFKGGTGWALGAAVCGAMNSLVRSLAVELAPLRVNSVAPGVLRSPLWSGMSEEDREGMYAGVGASLPLGRVGEPEDAAKAYLALMDQDYVTGTVAVVDGGTLVA comes from the coding sequence ATGACAGTTGACTCCTCCTCCCGTGTCGTCATCCTCGGCGGCACCAGCGGCATCGGCCTCGCCGTCGCTCGCCGGGCCGTCGAGGCCGGCGCCGCCGTGACCATCGCGTCCCGCAATCCCGCCTCGATCGAGCGTGCACTCGGCGAGCTGCCCACCGGCGTCCTCGGCCGCGCCGTCGACGCCGCCTCGAGCTCGGACGTCGCCGCGTTCTTCGATGGCGTCGGTGAGTTCGACCATCTCGCCTACACCGCGGCCGAGAACCTGGTCGGCCGCACGCTCGATCAGATCACGCCCGAGATCTCGCAGGAGTTCTTCGGACTGCGCCTGTTCCACGCGATCGACGCCGTCCGCCTCGCCGTGCCGCACCTTCGCCCCGGCGGATCGATCACGCTCACCAGCGGCACCGCGGCGTTCAAGGGCGGCACGGGCTGGGCGCTCGGTGCCGCGGTGTGCGGCGCCATGAACTCCCTCGTCCGCTCCCTGGCGGTCGAGCTGGCGCCGCTGCGCGTGAACTCCGTCGCCCCGGGAGTCCTCCGGTCGCCCCTCTGGTCGGGCATGAGCGAGGAGGACCGCGAGGGCATGTACGCCGGCGTGGGTGCCTCGCTGCCCCTCGGCCGGGTCGGCGAGCCCGAGGACGCGGCCAAGGCGTACCTCGCGCTGATGGACCAGGACTACGTCACCGGCACGGTCGCGGTCGTGGACGGCGGCACCCTGGTCGCCTGA
- a CDS encoding oxidoreductase — MADSDPRIAVVGPGAIGTTIAALLHEAGRTPLVAGRTAHRRLHLRMEDGETITLPGPVRTDPSAHVDPVDILFLAVKATQTQAAAPWLTALCAPSTVVCVLQNGVEQVETVAPLTPAARILPSVVWFPAVPDGHGEVRLLGAAHLTLPRRDGASEVLAVLEGTRCAVDASEHFTSLAWRKLLQNAAAGVMALTLRRAGVFHRDDIGDLTLAYVREGLEVARAEGAVLDDDLPEQILTAFRDSPADRGTSILLDRENGRSLEWDARNGVIQRRARRHGLRTPLSDVLVPLLAAASDGPG, encoded by the coding sequence ATGGCTGACTCCGATCCCCGAATCGCCGTGGTGGGGCCTGGGGCGATCGGGACGACCATCGCGGCGCTCCTGCATGAGGCCGGCCGCACTCCGCTCGTGGCGGGTCGCACGGCGCATCGCAGGCTGCACCTCCGGATGGAGGATGGCGAGACGATCACGCTGCCCGGGCCGGTGCGGACCGACCCGTCGGCGCACGTCGACCCCGTCGACATCCTGTTCCTCGCGGTCAAGGCGACGCAGACCCAGGCTGCGGCGCCCTGGCTCACCGCGTTGTGCGCTCCGTCCACCGTCGTCTGCGTGCTCCAGAACGGCGTGGAGCAGGTCGAGACGGTGGCTCCGCTCACGCCAGCCGCTCGGATCCTCCCCTCGGTCGTCTGGTTCCCGGCGGTGCCCGACGGGCACGGAGAGGTCCGGCTGCTCGGTGCGGCACACCTCACCCTTCCGCGCAGGGACGGCGCCTCGGAGGTCCTCGCCGTCCTGGAGGGGACGCGGTGCGCCGTCGACGCCTCGGAGCACTTCACCTCTCTGGCCTGGCGCAAGCTCCTCCAGAACGCCGCGGCCGGAGTGATGGCGCTCACCCTCCGCCGCGCCGGCGTGTTCCACCGCGATGACATCGGGGACCTCACCCTGGCCTACGTGAGGGAGGGACTCGAGGTGGCGCGAGCCGAGGGCGCCGTCCTCGACGACGACCTGCCGGAACAGATCCTGACCGCGTTCCGCGATTCCCCCGCCGACCGCGGGACGTCGATCCTGCTCGACCGGGAGAACGGCCGCAGCCTGGAGTGGGACGCGCGGAACGGGGTGATCCAGCGGCGGGCGCGACGGCACGGCCTTCGCACACCGCTCAGCGACGTCCTGGTGCCCCTGCTCGCTGCCGCGAGCGACGGGCCGGGATAG
- a CDS encoding helix-turn-helix transcriptional regulator yields the protein MHLAHVDLTDTDQAVEALETFFEHAHEPLSVAQIAAAARLSVSGLQHAFRDQLGVSPTGYLRQVRLERARAALLAGDPTDDDRVAALARAAGFTHLPRFAAAYRARYGENPSDTLRS from the coding sequence GTGCATCTCGCGCACGTTGACCTCACCGACACCGACCAGGCCGTCGAGGCGCTGGAGACCTTCTTCGAGCACGCCCACGAACCCCTCTCCGTCGCCCAGATCGCGGCCGCGGCTCGTCTGTCGGTCAGCGGACTCCAGCACGCCTTCCGAGACCAGCTCGGCGTCTCCCCGACCGGGTATCTGCGACAGGTGCGCCTCGAACGCGCCCGCGCTGCGCTCCTCGCCGGTGACCCCACCGACGACGATCGCGTCGCGGCCCTCGCCCGCGCCGCCGGGTTCACGCACCTGCCCCGGTTCGCCGCCGCCTACCGTGCGCGCTACGGCGAGAACCCGTCGGACACCCTCCGCTCGTAG
- a CDS encoding sensor histidine kinase gives MSVRIRLTLSYAGFLLVAGTLLLAIVWVFLLRYVPSGDIATSGPFVPNRGDLVRAFLPPAAWALLFLLLLGLVGGWVLAGRMLAPLDRITTATRQAAQGALSHRIRLEGRQDEFRELADSFDSMLARLEAQVAEQQRFAANASHELRTPLATTQVLLDVARSDPDADTRVLLERLAEINGRAIDLTQALLLLSRAEQVPFDREEVDLSLLAETAAESLLPLAERRGVAVEVSGDAALTSGSRALLLQLTTNLLHNAIVHNLPSGGTVSVTTASSPGWATLTLENSGEPLPPSEVARYTEPFQRGADRARSDHDGVGLGLAIAARIVHAHGGTLELVPRAEGGLRVTVALPGT, from the coding sequence ATGAGCGTGCGGATCCGCCTCACCCTGAGCTACGCCGGCTTCCTCCTGGTCGCGGGCACGCTCCTCCTCGCGATCGTGTGGGTGTTCCTCCTCCGCTACGTGCCGAGCGGGGACATCGCGACCTCCGGTCCGTTCGTCCCGAACCGCGGCGACCTCGTCCGCGCCTTCCTGCCGCCGGCGGCCTGGGCCCTGCTGTTCCTGCTCCTGCTCGGCCTCGTCGGCGGCTGGGTGCTGGCGGGCCGGATGCTCGCGCCGCTCGATCGCATCACCACGGCGACGAGACAGGCGGCGCAGGGCGCGCTCTCCCATCGCATCCGACTCGAGGGACGCCAGGACGAGTTCCGCGAGCTGGCCGACAGCTTCGACTCCATGCTGGCCCGTCTGGAGGCGCAGGTCGCCGAGCAGCAGCGGTTCGCGGCGAACGCCTCGCACGAGCTGCGCACTCCGCTCGCGACCACGCAGGTGCTGCTCGACGTCGCCCGCAGCGACCCGGATGCGGACACCCGGGTGCTCCTGGAACGGCTCGCCGAGATCAACGGCCGGGCGATCGACCTCACCCAGGCCCTGCTGCTGCTCAGTCGCGCCGAGCAGGTCCCGTTCGACCGGGAGGAGGTGGACCTCTCGCTGCTGGCCGAGACCGCCGCGGAGTCGCTTCTCCCCCTCGCCGAGCGCCGAGGTGTCGCGGTCGAGGTCTCGGGCGACGCGGCCCTCACCTCGGGCTCACGAGCGCTCCTGCTGCAGCTGACCACGAACCTCCTGCACAACGCCATCGTGCACAACCTCCCGTCGGGAGGGACGGTGTCGGTGACCACCGCATCCTCACCCGGCTGGGCGACGCTGACGCTGGAGAACTCGGGTGAGCCGCTCCCGCCTTCCGAGGTGGCGCGCTACACCGAGCCGTTCCAGCGCGGCGCGGACAGAGCGCGCTCCGACCACGACGGCGTGGGTCTCGGACTCGCCATCGCCGCGCGGATCGTCCACGCCCACGGCGGCACCCTCGAGCTCGTCCCCCGCGCCGAGGGCGGCCTCCGCGTCACCGTCGCCCTCCCCGGCACATAG
- a CDS encoding DUF7882 family protein, which yields MGKLLYGPHQRAVEIEDRDLAHLQVVMLSKLRRGESFAFSWDKAVSEGRGRASIWISPAIPLEFSFLGGRRPALNRAWIDQMMVGAASGELQLIPEP from the coding sequence ATGGGCAAGCTCCTGTATGGTCCGCACCAGCGCGCGGTGGAGATCGAGGACCGCGATCTGGCGCACCTGCAGGTCGTGATGCTCTCCAAGCTGCGCCGGGGCGAGTCGTTCGCGTTCTCGTGGGACAAGGCAGTCAGCGAGGGTCGTGGCAGGGCCTCGATCTGGATCTCCCCCGCCATTCCTCTGGAGTTCTCGTTCCTGGGCGGCCGTCGTCCTGCACTGAATCGGGCGTGGATCGATCAGATGATGGTCGGCGCCGCCAGCGGGGAGCTCCAACTCATACCGGAACCCTGA
- a CDS encoding LysR family transcriptional regulator: MDLNLRRLEYFAAVADELNFGRAAERLHVAQPVLSRQVAILERELGVVLFERSTRGTELTDAGRSLLPDARSLLQSAAAMQRRARHAARGVERLTLGFMPGLVVTPIVQGLRVAHPDVEVDMLRTTWDDQVDTILDGRVDLGLVRMPVAARGIRVESLFREERLAILPADHPLAEASRLGVDDLAALDLLQSPDAVPEWRDARRRLGLPTGRTTGHPRDVEVKLERVAAGHGVAVLPASTARFYTRPDIAVRAVAGLGPSEVALAWSSHRESTALRTAIETARELRASLTTEQILSDE; this comes from the coding sequence ATGGACCTCAACCTGCGCAGGCTGGAGTACTTCGCCGCGGTGGCGGATGAGCTGAACTTCGGCCGCGCCGCCGAGCGGCTCCATGTCGCGCAACCGGTGCTCAGCCGGCAGGTCGCGATCCTGGAGCGGGAGCTCGGCGTGGTCCTGTTCGAACGCTCCACTCGCGGCACGGAGCTGACGGATGCGGGCCGGAGCCTCCTGCCGGACGCACGGAGCCTGCTCCAGTCCGCGGCGGCGATGCAGCGCCGTGCTCGGCACGCGGCGCGCGGCGTGGAGCGGCTCACGCTCGGTTTCATGCCGGGCCTCGTCGTCACCCCGATCGTGCAAGGGCTGCGCGTGGCCCACCCCGACGTCGAGGTCGACATGCTCCGCACGACCTGGGACGACCAGGTCGACACGATCCTCGACGGCCGCGTCGACCTCGGACTCGTGCGGATGCCCGTCGCTGCGCGAGGCATCCGCGTCGAATCCCTGTTCCGCGAGGAGCGTCTCGCGATCCTGCCCGCCGACCATCCCCTCGCCGAGGCCTCCCGCCTCGGCGTCGACGATCTCGCCGCGCTCGACCTCCTCCAGTCACCCGACGCCGTGCCGGAGTGGCGCGACGCTCGACGACGGCTCGGCCTCCCCACCGGACGCACCACAGGGCATCCGCGCGACGTCGAGGTGAAGCTGGAGCGCGTGGCCGCCGGCCACGGAGTCGCGGTGCTCCCCGCCTCGACCGCACGCTTCTACACCCGGCCGGACATCGCTGTCCGGGCCGTAGCGGGGCTCGGGCCGAGCGAGGTCGCACTGGCCTGGAGCTCGCACCGGGAGAGCACGGCCCTCCGGACGGCGATCGAGACGGCACGCGAGCTGCGAGCCTCGCTGACCACCGAACAGATCCTGAGCGACGAGTAG
- a CDS encoding helix-turn-helix transcriptional regulator, translating into MRTWDHVTRDVGEAAEMLRAEFPRLALSTEDEARFAFRHSGSDESRWSFHRSRVQGSATIIGSVTEGYGVGRVRAGSAVLEYAGLRIDTTRPYLRPPGRSTLLVEDASLELVVLDQTAVRHHAPRYLVGTDLGLIAPSAENTAPVSAAAERLWNAARTYAGEVVNDPELISSAPVRDQLFDLLLRSFLRCFPVTSDTRTLPGARRAVLPATIRRVLQHMDDHSAEALTVADLAEIGRLSVRAMQDGVRRYTGLTPLQYLRDRRLDDAHARLIVADAATVNVAAVARACGFVHMPRFARDYRLRFGENPRDTLRS; encoded by the coding sequence ATGAGGACGTGGGACCACGTCACTCGCGACGTGGGCGAGGCGGCGGAGATGCTGCGAGCGGAGTTCCCGCGTCTGGCCTTGTCGACGGAAGACGAGGCTCGGTTCGCCTTCCGGCACTCGGGGAGCGACGAGAGCAGATGGTCCTTCCACCGATCGAGGGTTCAGGGCTCCGCCACGATCATCGGCTCGGTCACGGAGGGATACGGCGTCGGCCGAGTGCGCGCCGGGTCAGCGGTCTTGGAGTACGCGGGTCTGCGGATCGACACCACCAGGCCGTATCTCCGGCCTCCGGGTCGCTCCACCCTCCTGGTCGAGGACGCCTCGCTCGAACTGGTGGTGCTGGACCAGACAGCGGTCCGGCACCACGCACCGCGCTACCTCGTCGGCACCGACCTGGGACTCATCGCTCCATCAGCCGAGAACACCGCGCCGGTATCCGCCGCGGCCGAGCGGCTCTGGAACGCTGCTCGAACGTACGCGGGAGAGGTCGTGAACGACCCGGAGCTGATCTCCTCTGCGCCCGTCCGCGATCAGCTGTTCGACCTGCTGCTGAGGTCGTTCCTGCGCTGCTTTCCGGTCACCTCCGACACGCGCACCCTGCCGGGAGCCCGCAGGGCGGTCTTGCCCGCCACCATCCGGCGGGTGCTCCAGCACATGGACGACCACTCCGCCGAGGCGCTCACCGTCGCCGACCTGGCGGAGATCGGGCGGCTGTCCGTTCGCGCCATGCAGGACGGCGTCCGCCGCTACACCGGCCTCACCCCCCTGCAGTACCTCCGCGATCGCCGCCTCGACGACGCCCATGCCCGGCTCATCGTGGCCGACGCGGCGACGGTCAACGTCGCCGCGGTGGCTCGCGCCTGCGGTTTCGTGCACATGCCCCGTTTCGCGCGCGACTATCGCCTCCGCTTCGGCGAGAACCCCCGCGACACCCTCCGCTCGTGA
- a CDS encoding helix-turn-helix transcriptional regulator, with protein sequence MRSTYFEFAFSSVDPDEAEQHLANTYGRIEIQREFKALTNRAAGDERFQIADGYFDGSYVSTVNLEQFIFATATPSMPWQEGRASGDMGGEPAVFRPKHPYTAINTDTEVRVAGFDPAALQRTARLLYGRDDLVLDFDGPRPCTPAAADTWLAVFAMARAYQQEGALRDDLIRASVYRLLAVTSIEAFRLIGDRAAFHASAERQRKIHRAAADFLHAFASLPITIDDAAEAAGSSVPELVLAFRSQTVSEMTPTAYLRRVRLNAARQDLLDGDPTRGDTVAEISRRWGFSSPSRFAGMFRAEYGVPPKWVLDH encoded by the coding sequence GTGCGGTCCACCTACTTCGAGTTCGCCTTCTCGTCCGTCGACCCCGATGAGGCCGAGCAGCACCTGGCCAACACCTACGGCCGCATCGAGATCCAGCGCGAGTTCAAGGCGTTGACGAACCGCGCCGCCGGTGACGAACGGTTCCAGATCGCAGACGGCTACTTCGACGGCTCCTACGTCTCGACCGTGAACCTCGAACAGTTCATCTTCGCCACCGCCACGCCGTCCATGCCATGGCAGGAAGGCCGCGCCAGCGGCGACATGGGTGGTGAGCCTGCAGTGTTCCGACCGAAGCACCCCTACACCGCGATCAACACCGACACCGAGGTCCGTGTCGCCGGCTTCGACCCCGCCGCCCTCCAGCGCACCGCTCGGCTCCTCTACGGGCGCGACGACCTCGTGCTGGACTTCGACGGTCCCCGACCCTGCACGCCCGCGGCGGCCGACACCTGGCTCGCCGTGTTCGCGATGGCTCGCGCCTACCAGCAGGAAGGAGCGCTCCGGGACGACCTGATCCGAGCCAGCGTCTACCGTCTGCTCGCCGTCACCTCGATCGAGGCCTTCCGCCTGATCGGCGACCGGGCCGCGTTCCACGCGTCGGCCGAGCGCCAGAGGAAGATCCATCGCGCCGCCGCCGACTTCCTCCATGCCTTCGCCTCGCTGCCCATCACGATCGACGACGCAGCGGAAGCCGCGGGGTCATCCGTGCCCGAGCTGGTGCTGGCCTTCCGGTCCCAGACGGTCTCGGAGATGACACCGACGGCCTACCTGCGACGTGTCAGGCTGAATGCGGCGCGGCAGGACCTGCTCGACGGTGACCCGACCAGGGGTGACACCGTTGCGGAGATCTCACGTCGGTGGGGGTTCTCCTCGCCGAGCAGGTTCGCGGGGATGTTCCGCGCCGAGTACGGTGTGCCGCCCAAGTGGGTCCTCGACCACTGA